From Posidoniimonas polymericola, a single genomic window includes:
- a CDS encoding Crp/Fnr family transcriptional regulator: MSAQVTADSLKNLKVFSAVPKDELQQVAELCEEVQIPAGSVLFRQNEEASDVYVIVDGEVSLVVCDAISACRQIGVARAGELVGWSSVLERRLLTDMACANTAVTALKIDGSALLDYCQSHTKFGFELMRMTALTIAERLSGTRNQLMEVHGTHLPEVRLESD, from the coding sequence ATGTCCGCTCAAGTTACGGCAGATTCCCTGAAGAACCTGAAAGTATTCTCTGCCGTTCCCAAAGACGAGCTGCAGCAGGTTGCAGAGCTCTGTGAAGAAGTTCAGATCCCTGCTGGCTCTGTTCTCTTCCGCCAGAATGAAGAGGCGTCTGACGTCTACGTGATTGTGGACGGCGAAGTCTCCTTGGTGGTTTGCGACGCCATCTCTGCCTGCCGGCAGATCGGCGTCGCCCGTGCCGGCGAGTTGGTCGGCTGGTCGAGTGTGCTCGAGCGGCGCCTCCTGACCGACATGGCCTGCGCGAACACAGCAGTCACCGCACTGAAGATCGACGGCAGCGCACTGCTCGACTACTGCCAATCGCACACCAAGTTCGGTTTCGAACTGATGCGGATGACGGCGCTCACGATCGCCGAACGCCTGAGTGGCACCCGCAACCAGCTGATGGAAGTTCACGGGACGCACCTGCCCGAGGTGCGGCTTGAGTCCGACTGA
- a CDS encoding glycosyl hydrolase, translating to MAPLSVSESTGAEPFRPELQASLEPVVPLEDGWSKPPMMSRTRCWWWWINGNVTKQAITRDLEAMRAKGMGGANVVDAAHASSGQNIKPKHGPDFASPEWVELFVHALHEADRLGLELGFNIQSGWNLGGPTVTPEQSAKSIVWTESTIDGGQFIRTDIKQPQSRLGFYRDVRLLAVPLPEDNSPLAKIDNFEQKAYHRYPGHFTAVDASHLLEFGHGDANEATISHDAILDITDRLDGDRLTWRAPPGKWLVLRFGYTPSGARVSTSSDGWKGLAIDYLDAEAFHHYCDDVLSPILEAAGPLVGRSLRFLHTDSWELGPVNWTAALPRSFAARRGYDLTPYLPTIAGYVVDDRQTSNRFLNDFRRTLADLIAANNYQAFADYAHHRGVGIHPESGGPHAAPVDALLNLGKSDIPMGEFWASSQTHRVHDYERLFVKQPASAAHIYGRRLVMAEAFTTIGPQWQKTPADLKPDFDRVACEGLNMVMWHTFPCSPQEEGLPGIAYFAGTHLNPNVTWWRQADGFLGYLNRCQFMLQQGQPAADVLYFYGENIPSFVRLKAEDPAHVLPDYDYDVVNAEVLRSHARVENGRVVLDGGARYEVLALPPSGHYALATLQAVAELARQGATVVGPRPSHPYGLGDDEPFTELANALWDAGHIADRPARDALAGLAIAADFAVDSPKQAGELDYIHRRTDNADVYFVTNRSPEPCAPRCRFRATSDRPEIWDPVTGDIRALAAEQVEGRTRAVVELAPYGSAFVVFPRDTAITSPKKTRPQPTTTEATLAGPWQVRFDPRWGGPTEAAFDQLSDWSRADDPGIRYYSGAAVYRQTFECPAVDARRPHWIDLGRVECSARVTLNGQELGVAWTPPFRVSTRDALRSGANELVVEVVNLWPNRLIGDAQPDAPQTYTKTNITRFDADSPLEPSGLIGPVKILSGAAQ from the coding sequence ATGGCCCCTTTATCTGTGTCGGAATCCACCGGCGCCGAGCCATTCCGACCCGAGCTTCAGGCGTCGCTCGAGCCTGTCGTGCCGCTGGAGGATGGCTGGTCGAAGCCGCCGATGATGTCCCGGACCCGCTGCTGGTGGTGGTGGATCAATGGCAACGTTACGAAGCAGGCAATCACCCGCGACCTCGAAGCAATGCGTGCGAAAGGCATGGGCGGCGCCAACGTTGTCGACGCGGCTCACGCGAGCAGCGGCCAGAACATTAAGCCGAAGCACGGCCCCGACTTTGCCTCGCCAGAGTGGGTCGAATTGTTTGTTCATGCGTTGCATGAGGCAGACCGGCTCGGCCTGGAACTCGGTTTCAATATCCAAAGCGGCTGGAACCTTGGCGGCCCGACCGTCACTCCCGAACAGTCCGCCAAGTCGATCGTGTGGACCGAGTCCACGATCGACGGCGGCCAATTCATCCGCACCGATATCAAGCAGCCGCAGAGCCGCCTTGGCTTCTACCGCGACGTCCGACTGCTGGCGGTCCCGCTGCCCGAGGACAACTCGCCGCTCGCCAAGATCGACAACTTCGAGCAGAAGGCCTACCACCGCTACCCGGGGCACTTCACCGCGGTCGACGCCTCGCACCTGCTCGAGTTCGGACACGGGGACGCCAACGAGGCGACGATCTCCCACGACGCTATCCTCGATATCACCGATCGACTGGACGGCGACCGGCTAACCTGGCGGGCGCCCCCGGGGAAGTGGCTGGTGCTCCGCTTCGGCTACACCCCGTCCGGCGCGAGGGTCTCGACCTCTAGCGACGGCTGGAAGGGGTTGGCGATCGACTACCTCGACGCCGAAGCGTTCCACCACTACTGCGACGACGTCCTCTCCCCGATCCTCGAGGCGGCCGGCCCACTGGTGGGCCGCTCGCTCCGGTTCCTCCACACCGACAGCTGGGAGCTCGGCCCGGTCAACTGGACCGCCGCCCTGCCGCGGTCGTTCGCCGCCCGCCGCGGCTACGACCTGACGCCCTACCTGCCGACAATCGCCGGCTACGTTGTCGACGACCGGCAGACCTCCAACCGCTTCCTCAACGACTTTCGCCGCACCCTCGCCGACCTCATCGCCGCCAACAACTACCAGGCGTTCGCCGACTACGCCCACCACCGCGGCGTCGGGATCCACCCGGAATCGGGCGGGCCGCACGCCGCCCCGGTCGACGCCCTGCTCAACCTCGGCAAGAGCGACATCCCCATGGGCGAGTTCTGGGCTAGTTCCCAGACGCACCGCGTGCACGACTACGAGCGGCTGTTCGTCAAGCAACCCGCGTCGGCCGCCCACATCTACGGGCGGCGGCTGGTGATGGCCGAGGCCTTCACCACCATTGGCCCGCAGTGGCAGAAAACCCCCGCCGACCTCAAGCCGGATTTCGACCGCGTCGCGTGCGAGGGTCTCAACATGGTGATGTGGCACACGTTTCCCTGCTCTCCCCAAGAGGAAGGCCTGCCGGGCATCGCCTACTTCGCCGGCACGCACCTCAACCCGAATGTCACCTGGTGGCGCCAGGCCGACGGCTTTCTGGGCTACCTCAATCGCTGCCAGTTCATGCTCCAGCAGGGTCAGCCCGCCGCCGACGTGCTCTACTTCTACGGCGAGAACATCCCGAGCTTTGTCCGCCTGAAGGCAGAAGACCCGGCCCACGTCCTGCCCGACTACGACTACGACGTCGTCAACGCCGAGGTCCTCCGCAGCCACGCCCGCGTGGAGAACGGCCGCGTCGTGCTGGACGGCGGCGCCCGCTACGAGGTGCTGGCTTTGCCGCCGAGCGGCCACTACGCACTCGCCACGCTGCAGGCGGTCGCCGAGCTCGCTCGGCAGGGCGCCACCGTGGTTGGCCCGCGGCCGTCGCACCCCTACGGGCTCGGCGACGACGAGCCCTTCACCGAGTTGGCCAACGCCTTGTGGGACGCTGGTCACATCGCCGACCGCCCCGCCCGCGATGCCCTCGCCGGGCTGGCGATCGCCGCCGACTTCGCGGTAGACTCCCCCAAACAGGCCGGCGAGCTCGACTACATCCATCGTCGAACCGACAACGCCGATGTCTACTTCGTCACGAACCGCTCGCCGGAGCCTTGCGCGCCGAGGTGCCGCTTTAGGGCGACCTCCGACCGGCCCGAGATCTGGGATCCGGTGACTGGCGACATCCGTGCGCTCGCGGCCGAGCAGGTCGAAGGCCGCACCCGAGCGGTGGTGGAGCTCGCCCCGTACGGTTCCGCATTCGTTGTGTTCCCCCGCGACACCGCCATTACCTCTCCAAAAAAGACACGCCCCCAACCGACCACCACCGAGGCCACCCTGGCGGGCCCCTGGCAGGTCCGGTTCGACCCACGGTGGGGCGGCCCTACAGAGGCCGCCTTCGACCAGTTGTCCGACTGGTCCCGCGCGGACGATCCCGGCATCCGCTACTACAGCGGGGCGGCCGTCTACCGGCAGACCTTCGAGTGCCCCGCGGTCGACGCCAGGCGTCCGCACTGGATCGACCTGGGGCGGGTCGAGTGCTCCGCCCGCGTCACGCTCAACGGTCAGGAGCTGGGCGTCGCTTGGACGCCGCCGTTCCGCGTTAGCACCCGCGACGCACTCCGCAGCGGCGCCAACGAGCTGGTGGTGGAGGTCGTCAATCTGTGGCCCAACCGCCTGATTGGCGACGCCCAGCCCGACGCCCCCCAAACCTACACCAAGACCAACATCACCCGCTTCGACGCCGACTCGCCGCTCGAGCCTTCCGGACTGATCGGCCCGGTGAAGATCTTGAGCGGCGCCGCGCAGTGA
- a CDS encoding cysteine desulfurase family protein, whose protein sequence is MSLYLDSHATTPLDPRVREVILRHLDPSFGNAGSTHEFGQRGKDAVNAARDQIARVVHARRHEVVLTSGATESNNLALLGLAAHGERTGRRHLVSTEIEHKAVLEPLAVLQERGFEVTLVPAEPSGRVAADAVLAAVRPDTLLVSVMQVNNETGIAQPVDAIAAALGDSAAFLHVDAAQGYGKDLVPLTHDRIDLISVSAHKIHGPQGVGCLIARRRAGILPPLEPIIHGGGQEFGLRSGSLPVALIAGFGLAAELAADERNSRHQHCVRLKKHFVRAFTDLGAALHGDAEFALPNALNMSLPGLDSDQALEALAGVAAVSDGAACTTICATASHVLASMGVTGAELDGAVRLSWSHLTPESEVVAAIPKMVQRLQAARAPHDVWPAPDA, encoded by the coding sequence ATGAGCCTGTACCTCGACAGCCACGCCACAACGCCGCTCGACCCGCGGGTGCGGGAGGTGATCCTCCGCCACCTCGACCCTAGTTTCGGGAACGCAGGAAGCACGCACGAGTTCGGCCAACGCGGGAAGGACGCGGTCAATGCAGCGCGCGACCAGATCGCCCGCGTGGTGCACGCCCGACGGCACGAGGTCGTTTTGACCAGCGGCGCCACCGAGAGCAACAACCTCGCCCTCCTCGGGCTCGCTGCCCACGGCGAGCGGACCGGCCGCCGCCACCTCGTGTCGACCGAGATCGAGCACAAAGCGGTGCTCGAACCGCTCGCAGTACTCCAAGAACGCGGCTTCGAGGTGACCCTTGTGCCGGCCGAGCCTTCCGGCCGGGTAGCGGCCGACGCCGTGCTCGCCGCCGTGCGGCCCGACACGCTGCTGGTGTCGGTCATGCAGGTCAACAACGAGACCGGCATCGCCCAGCCGGTCGACGCCATCGCCGCCGCATTGGGCGACAGCGCCGCGTTCCTGCACGTCGACGCCGCGCAGGGGTACGGCAAAGACTTGGTCCCGCTCACTCACGACCGAATCGACCTGATCAGCGTTAGCGCCCACAAGATCCACGGTCCCCAAGGCGTTGGTTGTTTGATCGCCCGGCGGCGGGCCGGCATCCTGCCGCCGCTCGAGCCCATCATCCACGGCGGCGGCCAGGAGTTCGGCCTCCGCTCTGGCTCTTTGCCGGTGGCGCTGATCGCCGGCTTTGGGCTCGCGGCCGAGCTCGCGGCCGACGAGCGCAATTCGCGCCATCAGCACTGCGTCCGCCTGAAGAAGCACTTCGTGCGGGCTTTCACGGACCTCGGCGCCGCGTTGCACGGCGACGCCGAATTTGCGTTGCCCAACGCCCTCAATATGTCGCTGCCGGGGCTTGATTCGGATCAGGCCCTTGAAGCCTTGGCCGGCGTCGCCGCGGTTTCCGACGGGGCGGCCTGCACAACTATTTGCGCGACCGCCAGCCACGTGCTCGCGTCGATGGGCGTCACCGGCGCCGAACTGGATGGCGCGGTCCGACTGTCCTGGAGCCACCTCACCCCCGAGTCCGAAGTCGTTGCGGCAATACCTAAGATGGTTCAACGCTTGCAGGCCGCACGGGCGCCGCACGACGTGTGGCCCGCCCCAGACGCGTAG